The Spongiibacter tropicus DSM 19543 genomic interval TGCATTCCTGGACTGGTTTTCCACTGAGGATGCCTGTCTTGCTTATCTCGAAAAACTCCGTTGGCCAGAAGGCTTCGTGTGTCCATCCTGTGCCCTGGCGGGGAAGCCGCATAGAGCGAATCGCGGTCGATTGATTTGTCGCCACTGTCGTTATCAAAGCTCTGTTACTGCCGGTACGATTTTTAGCAAGACGAGAACACCACTCCGAGTGTGGCTGGCGGCAGCATGGTATCTGACCAATCAGAAGCAAGGTGTAAGCGCGCTTGGCTTGCAGCGGGTATTAGGCTTGGGAAGCTACCAGACAGCCTGGATGATTCTGCATCGGTATCGCCGGGCGATGATCAGGCCGGGTAGAGAAAAACTGCACGGTTTGGTCGAGGTCGATGAGACCTATCTGGATATGACTGATGGCCGGCCGGGGGATAGAAGCAAGCGGAAAAGCCATACACAGCGCGTACTTATCATTCTTGCGGTGGAGATAAAGGAGCCCCAAGGCTTCGGTCGGATTCGCTTGCGTCGCATTGATGATGACACGAAGGGTAATGTCCTGCCCTTTATCCAGAACTCAATAGAAACCGGCAGCCATGTCCGCACCGATGGCGCGGGTATGTATGTGAAGCTACATGAGCTCGGTTACCAGCATGATCGAAAAGTCATGCTGGGTTCGGAAACGCCTGCACATACCTCAATGCCGGGCGTACACCGTGTCGCTTCACTGATTAAACGCTGGCTACTTGGCACCCATCATGGGGCTGTTCGGCCCGAACAACTTGACGCTTACCTTGATGAGTTCGTGTTCCGATTTAATCGCCGTTCTTCAAGATCGCGAGGGATGTTGTTTTACCGATTGTTGCAGCAGGCTGTTGCAACTGAACCGGTGACTTACGAGAACGTCGTTGTGAGGAAGGCTAAGGAGGAATAAATGAGAGGTGGAGCTAAATGGATACCCCTTTTATCTATACAGTATTTTTACTGCGCGGCCCGAGTGAATAAAACGAGCATAACGCGGAAACCGCTCGGGCGGGGTTGTGTCGATGGATGACAGTGCAGCATCGCCATTGAGAGGCGCGGTCGCAGCCGATGTCGCGGAGGTCATCCGGTTTTGCCTCGCTGAGCGGCGATCCGGAAAATCTGCATCAGATATTCGCGTTCCTCAGGACTTGCCTCCCGAAGCGTTTGCAAGAGTTCTTCTTCTTCTGGAGAGGTGCCGGGTGTGATGGTGTATTTTCCCTTGCTCTCACCTACGCCGGGCGTTTCCTGCGCACCGGTTATTTCCTCTTCAGCAATGTCCAAGCCTTCGGCCAAGTCTCTGATGCTGTAAAGGTCGGGGTGTGGGGCGTCCATCCAGCCTTTTGGTAGGCCGATCACGGTTTCTATTTTTCTTGCTGTTCGCGATCCGAAGCTTCCGAACCCGCCGCAGAGCTGGTTGATGTAGTTGGTGCCGATGTAGCCCAACTTTTCTGCGACAAAATTCCTGCTGTATTTGTGGTCAGCAAGATAGCGAATATTCAAGCGGCGACAGGTGTTTGCGTCCATTGGGCGAGTATAAGCGTAGTAAATTACTAACCGTTATCAGCAAAACACTATTGACAGATATTAGTAAAACGCTATTATCTGCCTGTCGATAACGGAATTCTCAGGCTATGACACCAAAACAGTTCTACCACGGCACATCGAAAGAGCAGTTGGCTCGCGTGTGTAGCGAAGCAAAAACGACTGTCGCTAACTTTAAGCAGATTGCTTTGGCTGGCGGCTCCTGCGGTAAAGGTCTGGCTGAGCGCCTGGCTAAGGCATCGGGCTACGGAATGACCGAGATGGAAATTCTGTACCCGGAGCGTTATGAGCAATCTTCCTCTGTGCCTGATGCGCTGAAGTGCGCGTCATGAGTCCACTGTATCTCACGGCTGAGCCTCGCCGTCAGTCTCTTATTCGTTACCCACTAATTGGTGGGGTGTTTTCCAAGCTCGGGTCTCGGGCGTTGTGTGCCTGCCCTGGTGGCGGGCTTTTTTATTTGGGGGTGGGGTGATGCGCGCGCCGATTGTTTGTCGGGCGGAGGTCGCTGTGGCTGGAGTGAGGTGCGCTATGACGGTGGAAGTTGAGCCTTCAGCTTTTGCAAGTCCAGAAGCATTTTCAGCATTTGAGTGTGTAGCTTCATCGC includes:
- a CDS encoding IS1595 family transposase; this translates as MDIHTLSPIAGKDYPQNWNAFLDWFSTEDACLAYLEKLRWPEGFVCPSCALAGKPHRANRGRLICRHCRYQSSVTAGTIFSKTRTPLRVWLAAAWYLTNQKQGVSALGLQRVLGLGSYQTAWMILHRYRRAMIRPGREKLHGLVEVDETYLDMTDGRPGDRSKRKSHTQRVLIILAVEIKEPQGFGRIRLRRIDDDTKGNVLPFIQNSIETGSHVRTDGAGMYVKLHELGYQHDRKVMLGSETPAHTSMPGVHRVASLIKRWLLGTHHGAVRPEQLDAYLDEFVFRFNRRSSRSRGMLFYRLLQQAVATEPVTYENVVVRKAKEE